The following nucleotide sequence is from Flavobacterium sp. N1736.
CGATTAACATTTGTTTGTTTTTTAAGGTTCAAAGTGGCAAAGGTTCAAAGGGACAAAGTTTTTGAAACTTCGTTTGTCTTCGTTGCTGTGCAACTTTGTAAAATTTTGAGTGGTTTAAGAGGCAAAGGTTCAGGGATATTAAGTTTAAAACTTAGTAAATCGCAGCAAAAAACCTTTGCTGCTTTGTACCTCTGAACCTTTGTACCTTTATAAAAATTAGTTTGCGCTCAAATACTCAGCAGTACTGATTCTGTCAGCAGACATAGCTTCTTTACCAGCTTCCCAGTTTGCAGGACAAACTTCTCCTTTTTCCTGAATGTGAGTGTAAGCATCAACCATACGTAAGTATTCGTTTACGTTACGTCCTAATGGCATATCGTTAACACTTTCGTGGAAAATTTTTCCAGTTTCGTCAATTAAATAAGTAGCTCTGTAAGTTACGTTTGAACCTTCGATGATAACTGAATCAGTTTCTTCGCTGTATTCTGTAGATTCAATATCTAAAATTCCTAAAATGTTAGATAAGTTACGGTTTGTATCTGCTAAAATTGGGTAAGTTACACCTTCAATTCCACCGTTGTTTTTTGGAGTGTTTAACCAGGCAAAGTGTACTTCGTTTGTGTCGCAAGAAGCTCCGATTACGATAGTATTTCTTTTTTCAAATTCTGGTAATGCAGCTTGAAAGGCGTGTAATTCAGTTGGACATACAAAAGTGAAATCTTTTGGGTACCAAAATAATAATACTTTTTTGTTATTGTTTACTGCTTCTTCAAAAATGTTAATTTTTAAGTTATCACCCATTTCTGAGATAGCATCTACTGCAATACTTGGGAATTTTTTTCCTACTAAAGACATATTTTTCGTTTTAAGTTAAATATTTATTTAGTGCAAAAGTAGGGTATAACTAAAGCTATTTACAATAAGATGTAATTATTAATATTTATTTAATAATAACTTTTAATTATGGTTTATGGATAGTGATTTGTAACTTATTGAAATTCAATATTAACGGGTAAATTTCCTGAATATTTTTTATTTTCAAGAAATTGAATTCCTGCAATTTTTTGAAATTCTTCAAAATCCTGATATGCCTCAATCAATCCTGAAGCCTTTGAAAGATCCGGAATTAATGGTAAAACATAAGGATTTCCGAAAACATAAATAACGCATTTTTTAGTTTGAAGAAGATGCGAAAGCAAAGCTAAAACTTCATCATTAACTTCAAAATTATTCAAAGGTTTTGCCTTCGGAACAAATAAAGATATAAGAATAGTTTCAAAATTTTCCAGTTCTTTTTTTATAGATGAAATATCAGAAATTTCTAAATTTTCAAAAGCAAATTCCGGCGAAGATAATTTTGAGTTTAAGGTTTTGAAAAAAGTATTCTCAACATTTTTATACAAACTCAATTTTGCTAATTTGTTTCTTTTTTGAGCTTCAAAAATCAATTCAGAATTTTGATTATCAATAACTTTTGTAATGCAGTTTTCTGCGATTTCAAGATTTAAAACGGATGCTTTTTCGAAATTTAATTCTCCGGTTGCAGAAAAAGAATCATTTAAAAGACCCACTTTTTCTTTGGCTTTCATAATTCTGTTGAAACTTTCTTCAATACGATCCGGCGAAGCATTTTTAAGAATGGCTTCAATTCCTTCGGGAACATTTTCGGCGAAGCATAAAATATCATTTCCGGCGTTGAACGCTTCCCATTCTAATTCACCTTTGGTTTCATACAATTTAGAAACGCTGTGCATGTTTAATGCATCAGAAATTACCAAACCATCATAACCTAATTTCTCGCGCAAAAGCGTTTCAATAATAGGTTTTGATAAAGTTGCCGATGTATTTTTTCCGTCATTTAAACTCGGAACCGCCAAATGTCCAATCATAATCGAGTCGACATTATTTTCAATTCCTTTAATGAACGGATATAATTCGTTTTCTAATAATTCTTCAAGAGTTTCATTTAAAACCGGCAATCCCAAATGCGAATCGACATTCGTATTTCCGTGTCCGGGAAAGTGTTTCAGGCA
It contains:
- a CDS encoding peroxiredoxin, which translates into the protein MSLVGKKFPSIAVDAISEMGDNLKINIFEEAVNNNKKVLLFWYPKDFTFVCPTELHAFQAALPEFEKRNTIVIGASCDTNEVHFAWLNTPKNNGGIEGVTYPILADTNRNLSNILGILDIESTEYSEETDSVIIEGSNVTYRATYLIDETGKIFHESVNDMPLGRNVNEYLRMVDAYTHIQEKGEVCPANWEAGKEAMSADRISTAEYLSAN
- a CDS encoding glycoside hydrolase family 3 protein, producing MKMTAEALKQKVGQFFFPAVFINDTEENIQETERLIKEHNIGGLTFFHSRASAATNYESKKKVVFNDDSYQKIKDLIVRYQKAASTPLLISIDAEWGLAMRIEKTPQYPYAITLGALPENKSNLVYEVGKQIGLDLKAAGIHYNLSPLADINNNPNNPVIGYRSFGENKKKVADFAVEYLKGMSEVGILGCLKHFPGHGNTNVDSHLGLPVLNETLEELLENELYPFIKGIENNVDSIMIGHLAVPSLNDGKNTSATLSKPIIETLLREKLGYDGLVISDALNMHSVSKLYETKGELEWEAFNAGNDILCFAENVPEGIEAILKNASPDRIEESFNRIMKAKEKVGLLNDSFSATGELNFEKASVLNLEIAENCITKVIDNQNSELIFEAQKRNKLAKLSLYKNVENTFFKTLNSKLSSPEFAFENLEISDISSIKKELENFETILISLFVPKAKPLNNFEVNDEVLALLSHLLQTKKCVIYVFGNPYVLPLIPDLSKASGLIEAYQDFEEFQKIAGIQFLENKKYSGNLPVNIEFQ